One Cryptomeria japonica chromosome 9, Sugi_1.0, whole genome shotgun sequence genomic window carries:
- the LOC131067429 gene encoding uncharacterized protein LOC131067429 translates to MLLDQVLSELSEKGLGNFEKENPPSPSFGSTEDSIGTDESSDRENSSLINSTLIGNEINCRGCEEKELKLPLESNAMLCNSVQSQKLDSPSGSVAVIASIPFHWEEKPGKPKNPSVENPEYTLRLPPIRQSKLYPHVGDQKSSRKTLNSLSGRYKFPMQGRASKPINQVAKVPTGMEIYKRELAKDFAASDLESIWEEEDEEELLELCKTTYSSQDFQEIYSRRSYDLMFPETIEEYMVGIGGFADDRSSRYPMDRRHMMTRSAELAPRRFHSPWMGFKSTELGLHTSDKKSHKMTKTACTGSPFSSNNSVSDYSRPSNSESPPALLANCLISVVDMSNAVPVEDCAFSNFKVQEENDMPVTIKQDFLENDGSWSSLVQKSLSGQRSSSRKYHQELMRSHSVQASSPLYSLKRVSSIVKKSVWNSQGSLSSEDKVLDIFNSKKVRKIQNPNLKKDEEYTDEEEDDDDDEEEDDDDDSHTGFTDHISSKELNVATVGQESGYDKSSNCSCKVLVPLSLPDYNPGKEFLPTGSPKSRSRKEVIPFGRFKNCVNNISVTPVKDDSPINAQRHYKNGIENKASVEYVKAVKYKGSCGKHSKSANPAKMQFFSVLLRNFMVTCGFASTIRHDNKSGFCRKSGTQTIQCIRKKKNSQPTKALPWLQSSGMEKR, encoded by the exons ATGCTGCTTGATCAAGTTCTTTCAGAGCTCTCTGAAAAGGGGCTTGGCAATTTTGAGAAAGAAAATCCCCCAAGCCCAAGCTTTGGAAGTACAGAAGATAGTATAGGGACAGATGAATCATCAGACAGAGAGAATTCAAGCTTGATCAACAGTACTTTGATTGGAAATGAGATAAATTGCAGAGGATGTGAAGAGAAGGAGCTCAAGCTTCCATTGGAATCTAATGCCATGCTCTGCAATAGTGTGCAAAGCCAGAAATTAGATAGCCCATCTGGTTCAGTTGCAGTAATAGCATCCATTCCTTTTCACTGGGAAGAAAAGCCAGGGAAACCCAAGAACCCATCTGTAGAAAATCCCGAGTATACCCTTAGATTGCCTCCCATTAGACAATCAAAATTGTATCCTCATGTAGGCGATCAGAAGTCTTCTAGAAAAACGCTAAACAGCCTATCAGGAAGATACAAATTTCCCATGCAAGGCAGGGCATCCAAACCCATCAACCAAGTCGCCAAAGTCCCAACAGGAATGGAAATCTACAAGCGTGAATTGGCTAAGGATTTTGCAGCTTCTGATCTTGAATCCATATGGGAAGAAGAAGACGAAGAGGAATTGCTTGAACTTTGCAAGACAACTTATTCTTCTCAAGACTTTCAAGAGATATATTCTAGGAGAAGTTACGATTTGATGTTTCCTGAAACTATTGAAGAGTACATGGTGGGAATTGGTGGTTTTGCTGATGATAGAAGCAGTAGGTATCCAATGGACAGAAGACATATGATGACTCGAAGTGCAGAGCTTGCCCCAAGAAGGTTTCATAGTCCTTGGATGGGGTTTAAAAGTACAGAACTTGGGCTTCATACTTCTGATAAGAAATCTCACAAAATGACCAAGACCGCATGCACAGGTAGCCCTTTCTCAAGCAATAATTCTGTTTCAGATTACAGTAGGCCTTCGAATTCTGAATCCCCTCCTGCCCTTCTGGCAAACTGTCTCATATCTGTGGTAGATATGTCCAATGCAGTTCCAGTGGAGGATTGTGCCTTTTCTAACTTTAAAGTGCAAGAAGAAAATGATATGCCAGTGACAATAAAGCAGGATTTTTTGGAGAATGACGGTTCTTGGTCATCCCTAGTGCAGAAAAGTTTGTCAGGACAGCGTAGCAGCTCGCGTAAATACCATCAAGAACTAATGAGATCTCATTCTGTGCAAGCTTCAAGTCCCCTATATTCACTGAAAAGAGTTTCTTCAATAGTAAAGAAAAGCGTTTGGAATTCTCAGGGATCCCTATCTTCAGAAGATAAGGTATTGGATATTTTCAATTCAAAGAAGGTAaggaaaatccaaaatccaaatttgaagaaagatgaagaatatacagatgaagaagaagatgatgatgatgatgaggaggaggacgaTGATGATGATAGCCATACTGGTTTTACTGATCACATCTCTTCAAAAGAATTGAACGTTGCAACTGTGGGCCAAGAATCAGGATATGACAAGTCATCAAACTGTTCTTGCAAGGTCTTGGTTCCTTTGAGTTTGCCTGACTATAATCCTGGCAAAGAGTTTCTCCCCACAGGTTCACCAAAAAGTAGATCTAGAAAGGAAGTGATTCCTTTTGGAAGATTTAAAAACTGTGTGAACAATATTTCTGTTACTCCAGTGAAAGATGATAGTCCAATCAATGCGCAGAGGCATTATAAGAATGGTATAGAAAATAAGGCATCTGTAGAATATGTGAAAGCGGTGAAATATAAGGGATCTTGTGGAAAGCATTCCAAGAGTGCGAATCCCGCCAAGATGCAATTTTTCTCCGTG TTACTCAGGAATTTTATGGTCACCTGTGGATTTGCCAGTACTATAAGACATGACAACAAAAGTGGCTTTTGTAGGAAAAGTGGAACACAAACTATACAGTGCATCAGAAAAAAAAAG AACTCCCAGCCTACAAAAGCTTTGCCTTGGTTGCAATCATCTGGGATGGAGAAACGTTGA